The nucleotide sequence GCAGTGCACGGCTTGCAAATGACCGATGGCCACATCACCTTCACCGCAAAAGAAGACTTGGGCGCAGGCTACTCCATTACCGCCAAGTCCGAAATGTTGCTCCGCGGCCGTGATACGGCCTTGAGCGCACGCGACGCTACTTTGAACTTGATGACACCAGTGGGGCTAATCACAATGGGCGCTTTGGATGCAAGCAACAGCATCATTGGGCGTGGCTGGGCGGATGCTCCTGTTTCCCTTCCTACAGGCTTTGATGGCGAAGTCATTCGTGGCGGCAACAATGTCGACGTTATTGCGTTCAACACCCGCCTAGCGGGAATTGTGGTTGGAGCTGCATACTCGGAAAGCGGTTCAAAAGATGTCAATGACCTAGCTGACGCATTCGGCGCGATGGGGGCTTTGACTGGCGGCGCAGCCGGAAACAAAATTGCAGGCGGCCCTGGCGGTGGTGGCGGCCCCTTGCAACACGTTTCGCTCAACGCGAGCTACGACAATGGCCCGATTTCTGTAGGCATGTCCATTGGCCAAGATTCATTGAGCATCAGCTCCTTGCAAGATGCCAGTGCCGCTGCACTTTTCAAAGCCGGCTACGAAGGACGCCAAAGCACCAACATCTCTGGCTCCTATGACTTTGGTAGCTTCAAAGTTGGTGCTGGATTTAGCACAAAAACCAAAGGCTGGGCAAATGAAACTGTTGTCGGCTTGACTGTTCCCGCTGGTGCAGCCACGTTCGGCCTGATCTACGCACAAAAAGGCGACGACAGTAAATCACTGGGTGACGGCATCCGTGCAGACTCTGCGGGTGGAACATTAGGTGCGGCCGTTGCTTCTCTGACAACAGCTGATGTCAAGGGTACTGCGGCGCGTAGCGGTGTTGCAGTGGGTATGGACTACGCATTGAGCAAGCTCACAACCATTAATGTGAGCTACGGTGTTTACGATGTGAAAGATCCAGAGCGCGTCAACCCAGTAGCTAGTTTGCGCAAGACCGCCTCCAACACCAACGAGTACCGCATTCGTTTGCTGAAGGCGTTTTAAGCTCCCTTAAGCGCACACAGCGCTTAGGTTTTTTCGATCTCTGAGCCCCACTGCCCGCACAGCGTGGGGCTTTTTTGCGCCTATCCGTTTTATGCTCAGGGTATGGCACTGCAATTTCACCCTCCCCATAGCCGTGTGTTTTCACGCATGGCAGAACTCCACCCAGAACTCACCGCATTGCGTCGGGACTTGCATGCCCACCCTGAGCTGGGGTTTGAAGAGGTGTACACCTCGGCACGGGTCATTGAGTCGCTCAAGGTGTGCGGGGTGGACGCAATTCACACTGGCTTGGGCAAGACGGGGGTGGTGGCCGTGATTGAAGGACGTGGCGGCAAAGCCGCGTCCACCTTGCCCCACCCAATGATTGGGCTGCGGGCCGATATGGACGCGCTGCCCATGGCCGAGGGCAGCGAGGTGCCTTGGCAATCCACCAAGCAGGGCTTGATGCACGGCTGCGGGCACGATGGACACACGGCGATGTTGGTTGGCGCCGCACGGTACTTGGCTGAGACGCGCAACTTCAGCGGCACCGCCGTTTTGATTTTTCAGCCGGGGGAAGAAGGCTATGCGGGTGCGCGCGCCATGATGGAAGACGGCTTGTTTGAACGCTTCCCGGTTCAGTCGGTCTACGCCATGCACAACTGGCCTGCCATGCCCCCCGGCACCGTGGGTATCAACCCCGGTGCGATGTGCGCGGCGGCAGACCGCGTGACGATAGAGATTACCGGGCGCGGTGGCCACGGCGCGCACCCCTACCAAACCGTAGACCCGGTGCTGGTGGCGGCCCACATCATCACGGCAGTGCAAAGCATTGTGTCGCGCAATGTGAAGGCCATTGACAGCGCCGTCATCAGCCTGTGTGCCATGCAGGCGGGAGACATCAACGCCATGAGTGTGGTGCCCGAATCGGCCACGCTGGTGGGTACGGTGCGCACCTTTAACCCATTGGTGCAAGACTTGGTCGAGCGCCGCTTGCATGAGCTCTGCACTGCCGTTGCTACTGGCTTTG is from Rhodoferax aquaticus and encodes:
- a CDS encoding M20 aminoacylase family protein; the protein is MALQFHPPHSRVFSRMAELHPELTALRRDLHAHPELGFEEVYTSARVIESLKVCGVDAIHTGLGKTGVVAVIEGRGGKAASTLPHPMIGLRADMDALPMAEGSEVPWQSTKQGLMHGCGHDGHTAMLVGAARYLAETRNFSGTAVLIFQPGEEGYAGARAMMEDGLFERFPVQSVYAMHNWPAMPPGTVGINPGAMCAAADRVTIEITGRGGHGAHPYQTVDPVLVAAHIITAVQSIVSRNVKAIDSAVISLCAMQAGDINAMSVVPESATLVGTVRTFNPLVQDLVERRLHELCTAVATGFGATAQVTFERMYPATINTAAEAQFAGDVAASLLGEAKVVRNLEPSMGAEDFSFMLQAKPGAYFRLGQGTESGPSSCYLHNNRYDFNDEVLPLGAALFASLVEQAMPMQGSGAP
- a CDS encoding porin → MKKSLVALAVLAASGASFAQVTVSGALGMSYQKDRTTPKAVHGLQMTDGHITFTAKEDLGAGYSITAKSEMLLRGRDTALSARDATLNLMTPVGLITMGALDASNSIIGRGWADAPVSLPTGFDGEVIRGGNNVDVIAFNTRLAGIVVGAAYSESGSKDVNDLADAFGAMGALTGGAAGNKIAGGPGGGGGPLQHVSLNASYDNGPISVGMSIGQDSLSISSLQDASAAALFKAGYEGRQSTNISGSYDFGSFKVGAGFSTKTKGWANETVVGLTVPAGAATFGLIYAQKGDDSKSLGDGIRADSAGGTLGAAVASLTTADVKGTAARSGVAVGMDYALSKLTTINVSYGVYDVKDPERVNPVASLRKTASNTNEYRIRLLKAF